The Cyclobacteriaceae bacterium genome includes a region encoding these proteins:
- a CDS encoding ATP-binding protein, with protein MTYQHNIGCSLENLKGVRDFIRKSLRGHVASDVVLNEIILALDEMCSNLMIHAHQCNPDHSIEMKINIPQKGKVIFEIVDDGEMFDINRFHQPEIDNLIHEKRKGGLGIRLVKSIMDEVVYTTHNGRNVCRLTKKIG; from the coding sequence ATGACCTATCAGCATAACATCGGCTGCAGCCTGGAAAACCTCAAGGGCGTGCGCGACTTCATCAGGAAGTCGTTGCGTGGCCATGTTGCGTCCGATGTAGTATTGAATGAGATCATTCTCGCTCTTGATGAGATGTGCTCCAATCTGATGATCCATGCACACCAATGCAATCCCGATCATAGTATTGAAATGAAGATCAACATTCCTCAAAAAGGTAAAGTGATTTTTGAAATTGTTGATGATGGTGAGATGTTTGACATCAATCGCTTCCACCAACCTGAAATTGATAATCTGATTCACGAAAAAAGAAAAGGCGGCCTTGGTATACGCCTTGTGAAATCAATTATGGACGAAGTCGTCTACACTACCCACAATGGACGCAATGTCTGTCGCCTCACCAAGAAAATAGGCTAA
- a CDS encoding CcmD family protein, with amino-acid sequence MKKLSNLLIALIITTPAFSQNAEMADALRADGKIYALVAIILIIVLGLAIYLVTIDRKASRLEKRLNENKRHNS; translated from the coding sequence ATGAAAAAACTAAGTAATCTTTTAATCGCCTTAATCATCACCACTCCAGCGTTTTCGCAGAATGCTGAAATGGCAGATGCACTTCGGGCCGATGGAAAAATATATGCCCTGGTGGCAATAATCCTCATAATTGTACTGGGATTAGCCATTTACCTTGTAACCATTGACCGCAAAGCATCCCGTCTGGAAAAACGCCTCAATGAAAACAAACGTCATAACAGCTGA
- the ccsA gene encoding cytochrome c biogenesis protein CcsA, which yields MFHFLVGNLGHLFVITSFVTAVITSFCYWKATVTSDLTKRQGWIVNGRIGFLLHSVAVLGIVASLFTIIYNHYFEYHYAYAHSSTHLPGQYMVSCFWEGQEGSFLLWMFWQAVLGIILMFTQRAWEAPVMTIFSMVQAFLASMILGVVIPGLSLKLGSSPFILLRDAIADPIFKIDPTFIPKEGNGLNPLLQNYWMVIHPPTLFLGFALTLVPFAFCMAGMWQKKYSEWIKPALPWTLLGGAILGLGILMGGYWAYETLSFGGYWNWDPVENAVYVPWLIMIASLHTMITYKNSKTALKLSIVLVIAVFVLLLYSTFLTRSGILGDASVHSFTDLGLSGQLLIYMLFFTIAAIVLVAVRWKEIPTSEKEISTYSREFWIFMGATTLCLMGFQVLVPTSIPVYNKVLEIFGIHSNAAPPANQILFYSKFQLWFAVAVALLSGTGQFFWWQKIDKQKLKNEVITTSLITLIIFAIILITTQVKDPVYMVLVIAGLYIIISNVKVLASVWKVNPKLSGGALAHIGVGMMLIGIMFSSGYSKVVSLNNTGLLLNKEMGTEFNRDNLLLFINEPRTMGGYDIEFLGERLEPRNKSGFVKRREVDPTPDPFKVVANQDILFKGEKLYNAKDTFEIYPENTFYEIQLRKGDKIAATLFPRIQLNEEMGGILPSPDISRGVTSDLYTHVSSSMNREAEPEWGDVEKIKVKQGQQFFVNDYVAMIEEVERVTTITGLTIADDDAAIKLKIRIEGEHENFYAEPMFVIKNKIDVALISHEIGELGVKITLLNIHPDTNEFTLGLNGRQKDWVIIKAMEKPYINVLWLGTGLLMVGFFIAMVRRFKEKA from the coding sequence ATGTTTCATTTTCTCGTTGGTAATCTCGGTCATCTCTTTGTCATCACCTCGTTCGTAACGGCGGTCATCACTTCATTCTGTTACTGGAAAGCGACAGTCACATCCGACTTAACAAAACGTCAAGGTTGGATCGTCAATGGTCGCATCGGCTTCCTGTTACATTCTGTTGCTGTACTGGGAATTGTCGCTTCTCTCTTCACCATCATCTACAATCATTACTTCGAATATCATTACGCATACGCTCACTCTTCAACACACTTACCGGGTCAGTATATGGTCTCCTGCTTCTGGGAAGGTCAGGAAGGAAGCTTTCTGTTGTGGATGTTCTGGCAGGCGGTATTGGGAATCATATTAATGTTCACCCAACGTGCCTGGGAAGCACCTGTCATGACCATTTTCTCTATGGTTCAGGCATTTCTGGCATCTATGATTCTGGGAGTGGTAATTCCAGGCTTGAGCCTGAAATTAGGCAGCTCACCTTTCATTCTGTTACGCGATGCCATTGCAGATCCCATATTTAAAATAGACCCAACCTTCATTCCAAAAGAAGGCAATGGCTTAAATCCTCTTTTACAGAATTACTGGATGGTCATTCATCCACCAACTCTCTTTTTAGGATTCGCTCTTACGCTAGTTCCGTTTGCTTTTTGCATGGCAGGTATGTGGCAGAAAAAGTATTCAGAGTGGATCAAGCCCGCGCTTCCCTGGACGCTTTTGGGAGGCGCAATCCTTGGATTAGGTATTCTGATGGGCGGATATTGGGCATACGAAACGTTGAGCTTTGGCGGCTACTGGAACTGGGATCCCGTGGAAAATGCTGTGTACGTACCGTGGCTGATCATGATTGCTTCTTTGCATACCATGATTACTTATAAAAACAGCAAGACAGCTCTCAAGCTTTCTATTGTTCTGGTGATTGCTGTTTTCGTTTTGCTTTTGTACTCAACCTTCCTGACAAGAAGTGGAATTTTAGGAGATGCATCTGTTCATTCATTTACTGATCTAGGATTATCAGGTCAGCTACTGATCTACATGTTGTTCTTTACGATTGCAGCCATTGTTCTTGTCGCCGTTCGCTGGAAAGAAATTCCAACATCGGAAAAAGAAATCTCAACCTATTCGAGAGAGTTCTGGATTTTCATGGGCGCTACAACTTTGTGCCTGATGGGATTTCAAGTGCTGGTGCCAACTTCTATTCCGGTCTACAATAAGGTTCTGGAAATTTTTGGAATCCATTCCAACGCAGCGCCTCCTGCCAATCAGATCTTATTCTATTCCAAATTCCAATTATGGTTTGCTGTGGCAGTAGCATTGCTTTCAGGAACAGGGCAGTTTTTCTGGTGGCAGAAAATTGATAAGCAAAAGCTTAAAAACGAAGTAATCACTACTTCCCTGATCACGCTCATTATTTTCGCAATCATTCTCATCACCACGCAGGTTAAAGATCCTGTTTATATGGTGCTGGTTATCGCTGGACTTTACATCATAATTTCCAATGTAAAAGTATTGGCTTCTGTCTGGAAAGTGAATCCAAAACTTTCAGGCGGTGCGTTGGCACACATCGGCGTTGGCATGATGCTGATCGGGATCATGTTCTCATCAGGTTATTCAAAAGTTGTCTCTCTGAATAATACAGGACTTCTTTTAAATAAAGAGATGGGCACTGAATTCAATCGGGATAATCTTCTCCTGTTCATCAACGAGCCGCGCACTATGGGTGGTTATGACATTGAATTTCTGGGTGAACGACTCGAGCCTCGAAACAAATCAGGATTCGTAAAGAGAAGGGAAGTAGATCCAACACCTGACCCATTTAAAGTTGTTGCCAATCAGGATATTCTCTTTAAAGGAGAAAAGCTTTATAATGCAAAAGACACCTTTGAGATCTATCCTGAAAACACTTTTTATGAGATCCAGCTTAGAAAAGGGGATAAAATAGCCGCAACGCTGTTCCCAAGAATCCAGCTGAATGAAGAGATGGGTGGGATTTTACCCTCTCCTGATATCAGCCGCGGAGTGACGAGCGATTTGTATACCCATGTTTCATCTTCCATGAATCGTGAAGCTGAACCTGAATGGGGCGATGTTGAAAAGATCAAGGTAAAGCAGGGTCAGCAATTCTTCGTTAATGATTATGTAGCAATGATCGAAGAGGTGGAACGCGTAACTACCATTACCGGACTTACCATCGCGGATGATGACGCTGCCATTAAATTAAAGATCAGGATTGAAGGTGAGCATGAAAATTTCTACGCTGAACCGATGTTCGTGATCAAAAATAAGATTGACGTCGCTCTTATCTCTCATGAAATCGGTGAGTTGGGAGTAAAGATCACACTTCTGAATATCCATCCTGACACAAATGAATTCACCCTGGGCCTTAATGGGCGTCAGAAAGATTGGGTTATTATCAAGGCAATGGAGAAACCTTACATTAATGTTCTCTGGCTCGGAACTGGATTGCTGATGGTTGGATTCTTTATAGCAATGGTGAGAAGGTTCAAAGAAAAAGCTTAA
- a CDS encoding cytochrome c maturation protein CcmE — protein MKKSHIIGLVVIAIAIAIIISTAGDASSYVTFDQAYQMASTGNKGSIHVVGELKKDFRGEITGLEKSPDNLSFSFLLLDENKKVQKVYYNEPMPPDFTRSEKVVVIGSYRGDLFVADKILLKCPSKYQEQKLNAGV, from the coding sequence ATGAAAAAATCGCACATTATTGGTCTTGTTGTTATTGCCATCGCCATTGCGATCATTATCTCTACTGCGGGTGATGCCAGTAGCTACGTAACATTCGATCAGGCTTATCAAATGGCTTCCACCGGAAACAAAGGAAGTATCCATGTTGTTGGCGAATTGAAAAAAGACTTTCGTGGAGAAATCACCGGCCTTGAAAAAAGCCCTGACAATCTTTCTTTCTCCTTCCTGCTTTTAGACGAAAATAAAAAAGTGCAAAAAGTATATTATAACGAACCCATGCCTCCTGACTTCACCCGTTCTGAAAAAGTAGTGGTGATCGGAAGCTATCGTGGTGATTTATTCGTTGCCGATAAAATTTTATTAAAGTGCCCTTCCAAATATCAGGAACAAAAACTGAACGCAGGGGTTTAA
- a CDS encoding MoxR family ATPase produces the protein MQKFSNDVEAANSLAESYQKLKKEIARVIIGQDEVVRLVLTGIFCQGHSLLVGVPGLAKTLLVQTIANALDLNFKRIQFTPDLMPSDIVGAETMDKERNFNFVKGPVFANIVLADEINRTPPKTQAALLESMQEYSVTIAGNRYDLPRPFFVLATQNPIEQEGTYPLPEAQLDRFMFNIFLDYPTYQQELNIVKMTTADSVNSVSKILSADDIQYFQHLVRRVPIADNVVEFAVKLSHITRPGKNGSAIANDYLEWGAGPRASQFLVLGAKCNALLNGKYSPDIEDVKNVASAVLRHRIVRNFKAEADGMTVDAIIEKLIASV, from the coding sequence ATGCAAAAATTTTCAAATGACGTAGAGGCTGCCAATTCACTGGCAGAATCCTATCAAAAACTAAAAAAGGAAATTGCGCGCGTCATCATCGGTCAGGATGAAGTAGTGCGTCTGGTTCTTACAGGAATTTTTTGCCAGGGTCATTCATTGCTCGTTGGAGTGCCTGGGTTGGCCAAAACATTGCTGGTTCAGACAATCGCCAATGCACTGGATCTGAATTTCAAACGAATTCAGTTTACGCCTGATCTTATGCCTTCTGATATTGTTGGAGCAGAGACGATGGACAAGGAGCGTAACTTTAACTTTGTAAAGGGGCCTGTGTTTGCCAACATCGTGCTGGCGGATGAGATTAACCGGACACCTCCTAAAACTCAAGCAGCCTTGCTTGAGTCAATGCAGGAATATTCTGTAACGATTGCAGGGAATCGTTACGATCTTCCAAGACCATTTTTTGTACTGGCTACACAAAATCCAATTGAACAGGAGGGAACCTATCCATTACCGGAAGCACAGCTTGACCGGTTTATGTTCAATATTTTTCTTGACTATCCAACATATCAGCAGGAGTTGAATATTGTAAAGATGACTACTGCCGATAGTGTTAATTCTGTAAGTAAGATTCTGAGCGCTGATGATATTCAATATTTTCAACATCTCGTTCGCCGAGTGCCCATCGCTGATAACGTAGTTGAGTTTGCTGTAAAGCTGAGCCACATCACCCGCCCTGGAAAGAATGGTTCGGCGATCGCCAATGATTATTTAGAATGGGGAGCTGGTCCTCGGGCATCGCAGTTTTTAGTGCTCGGGGCAAAGTGCAATGCATTGCTCAATGGTAAATACTCTCCTGATATTGAAGATGTAAAGAATGTTGCAAGTGCTGTGCTTCGTCATCGCATCGTTCGAAACTTCAAAGCTGAAGCGGATGGGATGACAGTAGATGCAATTATTGAGAAACTGATAGCTTCGGTGTAA
- a CDS encoding peptidyl-prolyl cis-trans isomerase has translation MMACIVVVSGCDLIRVKKDEQVNTPARKAVARVSEKFLYQDELVGIVDQNSTADDSIARVTAYINSWIRKQLLIEEAMKRININEAEVERKVLDYRYSLIGYEYQNFYIQQHLNDSISEKDIEDYYRGHVDNFILKQNIVRGTYMKVPKTAPRTNKVKEMIFSRKEKDQNELKSYCLSFSVAYHLSDSAWIAFDKLTVNSPMAEIPNKIQFLKTNPFYETSDADFLYFLKIDDYKISDNVSPLEFVKEDIRNILLNKRKVELARTLEDEVYENAVKQKNFEIFNQ, from the coding sequence ATGATGGCATGTATTGTCGTTGTATCCGGTTGCGATCTGATTCGGGTGAAAAAGGATGAGCAAGTCAATACGCCTGCGCGGAAAGCTGTTGCCCGCGTAAGTGAAAAATTCCTTTATCAGGATGAACTTGTTGGAATTGTCGATCAGAACTCAACGGCAGATGACAGTATTGCCCGGGTAACGGCTTATATCAACAGTTGGATTCGTAAACAGCTGCTCATTGAAGAAGCAATGAAACGCATCAATATCAATGAAGCCGAGGTTGAGAGAAAAGTTCTTGACTACCGTTACAGTCTTATTGGATATGAGTATCAGAATTTTTATATCCAGCAACATCTCAATGATAGTATTTCAGAGAAAGACATAGAAGATTATTATCGGGGTCACGTAGATAACTTCATTCTTAAACAGAACATTGTACGCGGAACGTACATGAAGGTTCCTAAAACAGCGCCTCGTACGAATAAGGTTAAGGAAATGATCTTCTCCCGAAAGGAAAAGGACCAGAATGAATTGAAATCATACTGCCTAAGTTTTTCTGTTGCCTATCATTTGAGTGACAGTGCCTGGATTGCTTTTGATAAGCTAACTGTCAATTCACCGATGGCAGAAATTCCTAACAAAATCCAGTTTTTAAAGACCAATCCATTCTATGAAACCAGCGATGCGGACTTTTTGTATTTCCTTAAAATCGACGACTACAAAATTTCTGACAACGTTTCGCCGTTAGAATTCGTGAAAGAAGACATTCGAAATATTCTCTTAAACAAAAGAAAAGTAGAACTTGCGAGGACATTGGAGGATGAAGTGTATGAAAACGCGGTCAAACAGAAGAATTTTGAGATTTTTAATCAGTAG
- a CDS encoding peptidylprolyl isomerase, with protein sequence MRFLISSLILIGVWQSGFSQETKGFVADKIIGKIDNYIILRSELEGAFQNYVANGGSSSEESKCALLNQLVVHKVLVAKAEIDSVIVTDLEVDNNTQQRMNMILQSSGNSPEQLERTYGKSLDQIQLELRDQIREQMLGNEMQKKITKDLNVTPAEVKRFFNKIPSDSLPFYSADVEVGQIVRIAKISPSQELETKKKLSEIRDRILAGEDFTELAKKYSEDPSVVQNDGNMGYVGRGAMVAEYEGTAFRIKKGEISQPFKSPFGFHILQLLDRRGNEYNSRHILIAATPSPTDIQRAEKFLDSLRRKIVKDSIKFEKAAIEFSDDQRSKGFGGYFTHEDGGSKVSIKDLDPVVYFTIDSMKEGTISKPIVYRTDDLKSAVRILYFKKRLLPHQANLKDDWHRIQSAALGQKRDKMLDKWFVKARQDVFIKLDPAYNGCSILD encoded by the coding sequence TTGAGATTTTTAATCAGTAGCCTCATACTTATTGGGGTATGGCAGAGTGGTTTCTCGCAAGAAACCAAGGGTTTTGTAGCGGATAAAATCATCGGGAAAATTGATAATTATATTATCCTGCGCTCAGAGCTGGAAGGTGCTTTCCAGAATTATGTGGCCAACGGCGGCAGCTCTTCTGAAGAATCGAAATGCGCGCTTCTCAATCAATTGGTAGTTCACAAAGTTTTGGTTGCAAAAGCAGAGATTGACTCAGTGATCGTGACCGATCTTGAAGTAGATAACAATACACAACAGCGGATGAATATGATCCTTCAGAGCTCAGGTAATTCTCCTGAACAGCTGGAGCGCACTTACGGAAAGTCATTAGATCAAATACAGCTTGAATTGCGTGATCAGATCCGGGAACAGATGTTGGGAAATGAGATGCAAAAGAAGATCACAAAAGATCTTAATGTTACACCTGCAGAAGTGAAAAGATTCTTCAATAAAATTCCTTCAGATAGCCTTCCATTCTATTCAGCAGATGTTGAAGTTGGTCAGATCGTTCGTATAGCAAAGATCAGTCCGTCACAGGAGCTTGAGACAAAGAAGAAACTAAGTGAAATTCGCGATCGGATACTTGCGGGCGAAGATTTCACTGAACTCGCTAAAAAGTATTCTGAGGATCCAAGTGTTGTACAGAACGATGGTAACATGGGATATGTTGGACGCGGAGCAATGGTTGCTGAGTATGAGGGAACTGCCTTCAGAATCAAAAAGGGTGAGATTTCTCAACCGTTTAAATCTCCGTTCGGATTTCACATCTTACAGCTTTTGGACCGCCGGGGTAACGAATACAACTCCCGTCACATTTTGATTGCGGCAACTCCATCGCCTACGGATATTCAAAGAGCGGAAAAATTTCTGGACAGTTTGCGTAGAAAAATCGTGAAAGACAGTATCAAATTTGAGAAGGCTGCAATTGAGTTTTCAGATGATCAGCGCTCAAAAGGATTTGGTGGATATTTTACGCACGAAGACGGAGGATCAAAGGTTTCTATAAAAGATCTGGATCCAGTTGTTTATTTCACGATTGACAGCATGAAGGAAGGCACCATTAGTAAACCTATTGTTTACAGAACTGATGACCTGAAAAGTGCTGTCCGTATTTTATATTTTAAGAAGAGACTGTTGCCACATCAGGCGAATTTAAAAGATGATTGGCACCGTATTCAAAGCGCTGCATTAGGACAAAAGAGAGACAAGATGCTGGATAAGTGGTTTGTGAAAGCCCGTCAGGATGTGTTTATCAAATTAGATCCTGCGTATAACGGGTGCAGTATTTTAGACTAG
- a CDS encoding peptidylprolyl isomerase codes for MRKALFILIVLVVAGQVAAQSSEKKSKPLVLFTVKNTPVYTDEFIYLYKKNHLNKEDFTDKKVNEYIDLFVNFKLKVMEAKSRGLDTTVAFIKEFKSYKDELKKPYLAEKDELDRLTKEVYQRLLEEVKASHILVFVKPDAASADTLAALSKIQSIRTKIVAGGKFETVAKELSEDPSAKSNGGSLGYFTAMQMVYPFEQAAYNLKVGEVSQPVRTRFGYHLITLVDRRPARGEVEVSHIILRTGSPDDKKVKNKILEIYDQLRGGRSWDELCKEYSEDQSTKDAGGKLRPFGVGALSNIPEFESIAFSLKPGEISDPFQTAYGWHIVRSERKIPVPSYEDLKDGLQKRVARDERLQQVGKKLMEEKKKQFGYSENTSVKNDLLNSADSSLLNGRWKYKGAASLKAQTLFTLNSKNYQAGQVIAFVEKSEETSPPISPSAYMNQLYNRFVEERLSEAEDEKLMAEKPDFRNLLTEYKEGILLFTIMEKEIWTRDAGDTVALRKIYEQNKMKYTAGERVHARIFTTSDKVFLEQVKKKIANGDSLKKEDLKKFKTAQPFRNYAKGENKAVDKAGWAIGLHYTEIDGIHYMIEMTNLVPPGIKSFQEAHAQVVSDSQELLEKNWLAELKLKYPVRINNKGKKFVVLELTKK; via the coding sequence GTGCGGAAAGCCTTATTCATTCTAATAGTGTTGGTGGTAGCGGGGCAGGTAGCAGCGCAGTCGTCAGAGAAGAAATCAAAACCTCTTGTCCTCTTTACGGTTAAGAATACTCCTGTTTATACAGATGAGTTCATCTATCTCTATAAAAAGAATCATCTCAACAAAGAAGATTTTACAGACAAAAAGGTAAATGAATACATTGACTTATTCGTCAACTTCAAGCTGAAGGTGATGGAAGCCAAATCACGTGGATTGGATACCACAGTAGCTTTCATCAAAGAGTTTAAGTCATACAAGGATGAACTGAAGAAACCTTACCTCGCCGAGAAAGATGAGCTTGATCGTTTAACAAAAGAAGTCTATCAAAGACTACTGGAGGAAGTTAAAGCTTCGCACATATTGGTTTTCGTAAAACCGGATGCTGCTTCTGCAGATACGTTGGCGGCACTTTCAAAAATTCAATCCATTCGTACCAAAATTGTGGCGGGGGGAAAATTCGAGACTGTCGCTAAGGAACTCTCTGAAGATCCTTCGGCTAAAAGCAATGGTGGAAGCCTAGGATATTTCACAGCCATGCAAATGGTTTATCCTTTTGAACAAGCAGCTTATAATCTGAAAGTGGGAGAGGTATCGCAACCGGTTCGTACACGATTTGGCTATCACCTGATCACATTAGTTGACAGAAGGCCTGCCCGTGGTGAGGTGGAGGTATCACACATTATATTAAGAACTGGCTCACCTGATGATAAGAAGGTGAAGAATAAAATTCTTGAGATTTATGATCAGCTGCGTGGGGGCCGGAGTTGGGATGAACTATGCAAGGAGTATTCAGAGGATCAATCTACTAAGGATGCTGGCGGCAAGTTGAGACCTTTTGGCGTTGGAGCGTTGTCCAACATACCCGAATTTGAATCCATCGCATTTTCCTTAAAGCCTGGAGAAATATCGGATCCTTTTCAGACTGCCTATGGCTGGCACATTGTGAGATCGGAGAGAAAAATCCCTGTTCCTTCATATGAAGATCTGAAAGACGGGCTTCAGAAAAGGGTTGCCAGAGATGAGCGTTTGCAACAGGTCGGTAAAAAGCTGATGGAAGAAAAAAAGAAGCAGTTTGGATATTCTGAAAATACTTCTGTGAAAAATGACCTTCTCAATTCGGCTGATTCTTCTCTGCTGAACGGTAGATGGAAGTATAAAGGTGCTGCATCCCTTAAAGCCCAAACGTTATTTACTCTGAACAGTAAAAATTATCAGGCGGGCCAGGTGATTGCTTTCGTTGAGAAAAGTGAAGAAACCTCTCCACCCATTTCGCCTTCGGCCTACATGAATCAACTCTACAATCGATTTGTAGAAGAAAGATTGTCAGAAGCTGAAGATGAGAAATTAATGGCGGAAAAACCTGACTTCAGGAATCTGTTAACGGAATACAAGGAAGGAATTCTTCTTTTCACCATTATGGAAAAAGAGATCTGGACTAGAGATGCTGGTGATACTGTTGCTCTTCGGAAAATTTATGAACAGAATAAAATGAAGTATACCGCAGGCGAACGTGTTCATGCCAGGATATTTACAACGAGCGATAAGGTTTTTCTTGAGCAGGTAAAGAAGAAGATTGCCAATGGAGATTCATTGAAGAAAGAAGATCTAAAGAAATTCAAAACAGCTCAACCTTTCAGAAATTATGCTAAAGGTGAAAATAAGGCAGTGGACAAAGCGGGCTGGGCAATTGGCCTACACTACACAGAGATTGATGGAATTCATTACATGATTGAGATGACAAATCTTGTTCCGCCTGGAATTAAAAGTTTTCAGGAAGCACATGCACAGGTTGTTTCTGATAGCCAGGAATTGCTGGAAAAGAACTGGCTGGCAGAATTGAAACTTAAATACCCTGTGAGGATCAATAATAAAGGCAAAAAGTTCGTTGTACTTGAACTGACCAAAAAGTGA
- a CDS encoding STAS domain-containing protein has product MVHIKRLQEDGTDILAVVGEIDASSSIELDLAIAKSVGEGSTKILVDCSALEYISSAGLGVFMSYIEEFRDKNIHMVLFGMKEKVINTFQILGLADLLHISTTKQEAKKFINDLSA; this is encoded by the coding sequence ATGGTTCACATCAAAAGACTGCAAGAAGACGGAACCGACATTTTGGCGGTCGTAGGGGAAATTGACGCCAGTTCCTCCATTGAACTTGATCTGGCCATTGCCAAAAGTGTTGGCGAGGGATCGACGAAAATTCTGGTGGATTGTAGTGCTTTGGAGTACATCTCCTCAGCCGGGTTGGGAGTGTTTATGTCTTATATCGAAGAGTTTCGTGATAAGAATATTCACATGGTTTTATTTGGCATGAAAGAGAAGGTGATAAACACTTTTCAAATACTTGGATTGGCAGACTTACTTCACATCAGCACTACGAAACAAGAGGCAAAGAAATTTATAAATGACCTATCAGCATAA